A DNA window from Anaerocolumna sp. AGMB13020 contains the following coding sequences:
- the hpf gene encoding ribosome hibernation-promoting factor, HPF/YfiA family produces MRYIISGKNIEVTEGLKTAVYEKIGKLERYFTPDTEIHVTMSVEKERQKIEVTIPMKGSMVRAEQTSTDMYVSIDLVEEIIERQLRKYKNKLIEQKQATINLNQEFIDDSYEEENNIKIFRTKRFAIKPMDPEEACVQMELLGHNFFVYRNAETDEVNVVYKRKGNTYGLIEPEF; encoded by the coding sequence ATGCGTTACATTATAAGTGGCAAAAACATCGAAGTGACAGAGGGTCTTAAGACAGCTGTATATGAGAAAATCGGTAAACTAGAAAGATATTTCACTCCTGATACTGAAATCCATGTAACGATGAGTGTGGAAAAAGAAAGGCAGAAAATTGAGGTCACTATCCCAATGAAGGGTAGTATGGTAAGAGCAGAGCAGACAAGCACTGATATGTATGTATCCATTGACCTGGTCGAAGAGATTATTGAACGTCAGTTAAGAAAATATAAGAATAAATTAATCGAACAAAAGCAGGCAACCATTAATCTTAATCAGGAATTTATTGATGATTCCTATGAAGAAGAGAACAATATTAAGATATTCCGTACAAAGAGGTTCGCCATTAAACCCATGGATCCCGAAGAAGCTTGTGTACAGATGGAACTCTTAGGACATAATTTCTTTGTATACAGGAATGCTGAAACAGATGAAGTAAATGTTGTGTATAAACGTAAAGGTAATACTTATGGTTTAATTGAACCTGAATTCTAA
- a CDS encoding C40 family peptidase yields MLRSTAVKASLCTAALLFSLGMGVKVQAAESASDVGLAGIMPALDNYYVATATEEKGEAEQLLETLVKQKDEPSSSEVEKVKSPYENLGISIANDYVNIRKEPNTDSEIVGKLYRGCATDILETKGEWVKIKSGKVKGYIKSEFLAIGEEAEKQVDEFADKYATVDTETLFVREKPTKDSAITTMIPLGESYYVTKEYDKWVKVEIDEGETGYVSKDFIKLDVKFKYAISIEEEMAKLAAEEAAKKAEAERLEQLARDKEAERQRQAAANAAANSNKSNGSKNSSSSNSGSSSSSSSSSSNNSASGSGSGSTIANYALNFVGNPYVWGGTSLTNGADCSGFVQSVYAHFGYSIPRTSRDQASSAGYEVSINNVQPGDLIFYTNSSGSINHVAMYIGNGKVVNASTARTGIKVSSYNYRSPYKVKRIVK; encoded by the coding sequence ATGCTTAGAAGTACTGCTGTTAAAGCATCCTTGTGTACAGCTGCGCTGCTCTTTTCGTTAGGAATGGGAGTGAAGGTTCAGGCAGCGGAGAGTGCATCAGATGTTGGTTTGGCAGGTATTATGCCTGCTCTGGATAATTATTATGTAGCTACAGCCACTGAGGAGAAAGGCGAAGCAGAACAATTACTTGAAACATTGGTAAAACAAAAGGACGAGCCAAGCAGCAGTGAAGTGGAAAAAGTGAAATCACCTTACGAAAACTTAGGAATTTCCATAGCCAATGACTATGTTAATATTCGAAAGGAACCCAATACGGACAGTGAAATTGTCGGTAAGCTCTACAGAGGATGTGCTACAGATATCCTGGAAACAAAAGGCGAATGGGTAAAGATAAAATCCGGTAAGGTCAAAGGTTATATCAAATCAGAATTTCTTGCAATCGGTGAAGAAGCGGAGAAGCAGGTAGATGAATTTGCAGATAAGTATGCTACTGTTGATACGGAAACATTATTTGTAAGAGAGAAGCCAACGAAAGATAGTGCCATAACAACTATGATACCGCTCGGAGAATCTTATTATGTAACCAAAGAATACGACAAGTGGGTAAAAGTTGAAATCGATGAAGGCGAGACAGGTTACGTATCAAAAGATTTTATTAAATTGGATGTAAAATTCAAATATGCTATTTCAATAGAAGAAGAGATGGCCAAGCTTGCTGCAGAAGAGGCAGCGAAGAAGGCAGAAGCGGAAAGACTTGAACAATTAGCAAGAGATAAAGAAGCTGAGAGACAGAGACAAGCGGCAGCTAATGCAGCCGCCAATTCCAACAAGAGCAATGGTTCCAAGAATTCAAGCTCCTCCAATTCCGGTTCTTCAAGCTCATCAAGCTCAAGCTCCTCAAATAATTCTGCATCCGGTTCAGGAAGCGGAAGTACAATAGCAAATTATGCATTAAACTTTGTTGGAAATCCCTATGTTTGGGGTGGGACAAGCTTAACAAATGGTGCAGACTGTTCCGGATTTGTACAATCTGTGTATGCCCATTTTGGTTATAGTATTCCAAGAACCTCCAGAGATCAGGCCTCAAGTGCAGGTTATGAAGTAAGCATCAACAATGTGCAGCCTGGAGATTTAATTTTTTATACAAATTCCAGTGGCTCAATTAATCACGTTGCCATGTACATTGGAAATGGTAAGGTTGTTAATGCCAGCACAGCTAGGACAGGAATCAAAGTATCCAGCTACAATTACCGTTCTCCTTATAAGGTAAAACGAATCGTAAAATAG
- the trxB gene encoding thioredoxin-disulfide reductase → MGKIYELAVIGSGPAGLTAALYAGRAELDTVVVEKAPISGGQIINTYEVDNYPGIPGISGFELATRFREHCDKMNLPFVTGEVKDFQLEEDIKVITLDDGTVIRSKTAIIATGANPRKLMVEGEERLAGMGVSYCATCDGAFFRNKVTAVVGGGDVAVEDAIFLARLCKKVYVIHRRDEFRAAKTYISKLLSMENVEVIWDSVVEEINGGEVVEKIQVKNLKSGDKKELAVDGIFIAVGYNPSSEVYKDVLELAPGGYIKADESGITNVPGVFAAGDIRTKELRQIITAASDGANAVTGVEKYLNSL, encoded by the coding sequence ATGGGTAAGATATATGAGTTGGCTGTTATCGGATCAGGCCCGGCAGGATTAACTGCGGCACTTTATGCTGGAAGAGCAGAACTGGATACAGTTGTAGTAGAGAAGGCACCAATAAGCGGAGGGCAGATAATTAACACTTATGAAGTTGACAATTATCCTGGCATACCTGGAATCAGCGGTTTTGAGCTGGCAACCAGATTCAGGGAGCATTGTGATAAGATGAATCTGCCTTTTGTAACCGGTGAAGTGAAGGACTTCCAGTTAGAAGAGGATATTAAAGTCATAACCTTGGATGATGGAACTGTTATACGCTCAAAAACAGCCATAATTGCAACAGGTGCTAATCCCAGAAAACTGATGGTAGAAGGTGAGGAAAGACTTGCGGGCATGGGAGTATCTTATTGTGCTACCTGCGACGGAGCTTTTTTCCGAAATAAAGTTACAGCCGTAGTCGGCGGCGGAGATGTAGCAGTGGAGGATGCAATCTTCTTGGCAAGGTTATGTAAGAAAGTATATGTTATACACAGAAGGGATGAATTCAGGGCAGCCAAGACCTATATCAGTAAACTGTTATCCATGGAGAATGTGGAAGTAATCTGGGATAGTGTAGTAGAAGAAATTAACGGCGGCGAAGTCGTTGAGAAAATACAGGTTAAGAACCTAAAAAGCGGAGATAAGAAGGAATTGGCGGTGGATGGTATATTCATTGCAGTAGGTTATAATCCCAGCTCAGAGGTTTATAAAGATGTGCTTGAACTGGCACCCGGCGGATATATCAAAGCGGATGAATCTGGAATAACAAATGTTCCGGGTGTATTTGCAGCGGGAGATATTCGAACAAAAGAGTTAAGACAGATAATAACTGCAGCTTCCGATGGCGCAAATGCAGTTACCGGGGTTGAAAAATACCTTAATAGTCTGTAA
- a CDS encoding CPBP family intramembrane glutamic endopeptidase, with translation MNQVKSVNRVFLATVLITFAGIIINPWVYDRTNNIIFALIISQLLLIIPSVIYLIKSKEGLSQAIGFHKISVGNVVLLVILTFLIMPLMGLINSISMLFVRNDTTAVIDNLIGNNGFWISLLMVAVVPCIFEESVYRGVLFQNYRKANPLKGIFISGLLFGLIHQNFNQFSYAFVLGMIFALIIEATGSILSTMIVHFIINGTSVVSLTLYPKLLELSDGMTGNGVSQEEVMQAAAEITPVYIISVLLPLAVVSTVIAFFVFRVLADNSGRWEHIKSIFRKKEPVAENGDESEKVRFVTPSLVIGIIVCILIMIASELAGSGANEAASREGYTTVILGFIYNIKNYLI, from the coding sequence ATGAACCAAGTAAAATCGGTTAACAGAGTGTTCCTGGCAACAGTATTGATTACTTTTGCCGGAATAATAATTAATCCCTGGGTATATGATAGAACAAATAACATTATTTTTGCTCTGATAATATCTCAGCTGCTATTGATCATACCTTCTGTAATTTACCTTATAAAGAGTAAGGAGGGGCTCTCTCAGGCAATTGGATTCCATAAGATAAGCGTCGGAAATGTGGTGTTGTTGGTTATTCTGACCTTCCTGATCATGCCTCTTATGGGATTGATAAATTCAATATCCATGCTTTTTGTCAGAAACGATACAACGGCTGTTATTGATAATCTTATAGGTAACAATGGATTTTGGATAAGTCTCCTAATGGTTGCTGTCGTACCGTGTATATTTGAAGAAAGCGTTTACCGAGGTGTATTGTTTCAGAATTACCGTAAAGCCAATCCCTTGAAAGGTATTTTTATCAGCGGATTGTTATTTGGACTGATTCATCAGAATTTTAATCAATTTTCTTATGCTTTTGTACTGGGTATGATATTTGCGCTTATTATAGAAGCAACAGGCTCTATCCTGTCAACAATGATAGTTCATTTTATTATAAACGGAACCTCAGTGGTCAGCCTTACCCTGTACCCCAAGCTTTTAGAACTGTCCGATGGAATGACCGGTAACGGTGTAAGTCAGGAAGAGGTAATGCAGGCAGCAGCAGAAATTACACCTGTGTATATAATTTCGGTGTTATTACCCCTTGCAGTGGTATCCACTGTTATTGCTTTCTTTGTATTCCGGGTGCTTGCTGATAATTCAGGAAGATGGGAGCATATAAAAAGCATTTTTAGAAAAAAGGAACCTGTGGCAGAGAATGGAGATGAATCTGAGAAAGTACGATTTGTCACACCCAGCCTGGTAATTGGAATCATTGTCTGTATTCTTATTATGATTGCCAGTGAACTGGCAGGAAGCGGAGCAAATGAAGCAGCCTCCAGAGAAGGATATACAACAGTCATTTTAGGATTTATATACAATATTAAGAATTATCTGATATAA
- a CDS encoding class I SAM-dependent methyltransferase, with translation MDSIDYYNKNASLYFENTVDINTEENRNKFMSAIPEGAAVLDLGCGSGRDSLEFIESGYDVTAIDGAEELCELASIHIGQDVLCMQFDELDFDEVFDGIWASAALIHISPEELKGVFEKVIKALKPGGILYMSFGHGDFTGYLNGRYFQNFKTKAMKDFLAGYAGLELLEIWKSTENLGEANLDEWLHIIIKKQEEKQE, from the coding sequence TTGGACTCGATAGATTATTATAATAAGAATGCTAGTCTTTATTTTGAGAACACAGTAGATATCAATACAGAAGAAAACAGAAACAAATTCATGTCAGCCATACCAGAAGGTGCTGCAGTATTAGATCTTGGCTGCGGTTCCGGAAGGGACAGCCTGGAGTTTATCGAAAGCGGATATGATGTAACAGCCATTGACGGAGCAGAAGAGCTCTGTGAGCTTGCTTCCATCCATATTGGACAGGATGTACTCTGCATGCAGTTTGACGAGCTGGATTTTGATGAAGTATTTGATGGGATATGGGCCAGTGCGGCACTGATACATATCTCCCCGGAGGAATTAAAAGGGGTCTTTGAAAAAGTCATCAAGGCGTTAAAACCCGGTGGAATATTATATATGTCCTTTGGGCATGGTGACTTTACAGGATATCTTAACGGGAGATACTTTCAGAATTTTAAGACAAAAGCGATGAAGGATTTCCTGGCCGGTTACGCGGGACTTGAGCTTCTTGAAATATGGAAGAGTACAGAGAACCTTGGAGAAGCAAATCTTGACGAATGGCTGCATATCATAATAAAAAAGCAGGAAGAGAAGCAGGAGTAA
- a CDS encoding RidA family protein translates to MKKIVSTTNAPAAIGPYSQAVIINNMVYTSGVIPINPEDGTIVEGDIKKQAERVLKSLSALLKDSGSDLTKVVKTTVFIKNMEDFPTINEVYASYFTENYPARSCVEVARLPKDVLIEVEAVAYL, encoded by the coding sequence ATGAAGAAAATAGTAAGCACAACAAATGCACCTGCAGCAATCGGCCCTTACTCACAGGCTGTTATCATTAACAACATGGTTTATACCTCTGGTGTAATTCCCATTAATCCTGAAGACGGAACCATTGTGGAGGGAGATATAAAGAAGCAGGCAGAAAGGGTTCTAAAGAGTCTTTCCGCATTGCTAAAGGACAGCGGTTCGGATCTCACGAAAGTAGTAAAAACAACAGTATTTATAAAGAACATGGAAGATTTTCCCACCATAAATGAAGTTTACGCCTCCTATTTTACAGAGAATTATCCGGCGCGTTCCTGCGTTGAAGTTGCAAGACTTCCTAAGGATGTCCTCATAGAAGTGGAAGCAGTGGCGTATCTATAA
- a CDS encoding acyl-[acyl-carrier-protein] thioesterase, with product MYSFNSRIRYSEVCSNKELDFFSIINYFQDCSLFHSESVGQGFDDLEQRHRIWLMNAWQIQVARFPVFGEDIKVSTWAYDFNAMYGYRNFLIEDKQGKVCANANSIWIYMDTENNRPVKIDEAVARAYKPEEPYPMDYAPRKISLPDDLMESTPFPVLRRNLDTNNHVNNGEYIRMSEEFIPDNFKPAGMRAEYRRSAVMGDIIIPLIHQSESALTIVLADAARKPYTIIEYTA from the coding sequence ATGTACAGTTTTAACAGCAGAATACGCTACAGCGAAGTCTGCAGCAATAAGGAACTGGATTTTTTCTCAATTATTAACTATTTTCAAGACTGCAGTCTCTTTCATTCAGAATCAGTGGGACAGGGTTTTGATGACTTGGAACAAAGACACCGTATCTGGTTAATGAATGCCTGGCAGATCCAGGTTGCTCGTTTCCCTGTATTCGGTGAAGATATAAAAGTATCCACCTGGGCATATGATTTCAATGCTATGTATGGTTACCGAAATTTTCTCATAGAAGATAAACAGGGTAAAGTTTGTGCTAACGCAAATTCTATCTGGATATATATGGACACGGAAAATAACCGTCCTGTTAAGATTGATGAAGCTGTTGCCAGAGCCTATAAACCCGAGGAGCCTTATCCTATGGATTATGCCCCTCGCAAGATTTCTCTTCCTGACGACCTAATGGAAAGTACTCCCTTTCCGGTTCTCAGAAGAAATCTGGATACAAATAATCACGTAAATAATGGTGAATATATCCGTATGTCAGAAGAATTTATTCCCGATAATTTTAAACCTGCCGGTATGAGGGCAGAATATAGAAGATCAGCTGTTATGGGTGATATAATAATCCCTCTGATTCATCAGAGCGAAAGTGCTCTTACCATCGTACTTGCCGATGCAGCCAGGAAACCATATACCATTATTGAATACACCGCATAA
- a CDS encoding CvfB family protein translates to MIKLGEIQELEMIKSTDFGVYLKEPGNTTDERILLPKAQVPKTLKTGDRISVFIYKDSDDRPIATTLTPKLTLSGIEVSRPEIHQVDESDALDSQSTESAVDQNSISDNKVTQSKVALSKVALLQVKEVTTIGAFLDWGLAKDLLLPFKEQTERVHTGEQVLVALYIDKSSRLCATMKVYEYLRQDSPYKKGDKVLGTVYEISSNFGAFVAVDNLYSGLIPQKELKRPLKPGDSVEARVTAVKEDGKLDLSLQEAIPVQIDSDAEIIYRLLTEAGGSLPYHDKTDPAIISEKFGLSKNAFKRAIGRLMKEQKIRITADGIEALEN, encoded by the coding sequence ATGATAAAATTAGGTGAAATACAAGAATTAGAAATGATAAAAAGTACTGATTTCGGTGTCTATCTGAAGGAACCGGGTAACACTACTGACGAACGTATCCTGCTGCCCAAAGCTCAGGTTCCAAAAACTTTAAAAACCGGTGACAGGATATCCGTATTTATTTATAAGGATTCTGATGACAGACCAATAGCGACGACCCTTACGCCAAAACTGACTTTAAGCGGAATCGAGGTAAGCAGACCGGAAATTCATCAAGTTGATGAGAGCGATGCGCTTGATAGCCAGAGTACTGAAAGTGCTGTTGATCAAAATAGCATTTCTGATAACAAAGTTACGCAGAGTAAGGTTGCTCTGAGCAAAGTTGCTCTTCTGCAGGTAAAGGAAGTGACTACCATCGGCGCCTTTTTAGACTGGGGATTGGCCAAGGATCTGCTTCTTCCCTTTAAGGAACAGACTGAAAGAGTTCATACAGGAGAACAGGTACTGGTTGCCTTATATATTGACAAAAGCAGCCGTCTCTGTGCCACAATGAAGGTGTATGAATATCTAAGACAGGATTCCCCTTATAAGAAAGGCGACAAAGTTCTTGGAACCGTTTATGAGATAAGCAGTAACTTCGGTGCTTTTGTAGCTGTTGATAATCTCTACAGCGGATTAATTCCACAAAAGGAATTAAAACGACCTCTGAAACCAGGTGACAGTGTAGAGGCAAGAGTTACAGCTGTTAAAGAAGACGGCAAGCTTGATCTAAGCCTTCAGGAAGCTATTCCTGTTCAGATTGATTCCGATGCAGAAATTATATACAGGCTGCTAACTGAGGCCGGCGGTTCTCTGCCTTATCACGATAAAACCGATCCCGCTATTATCTCCGAAAAATTCGGCTTAAGCAAAAATGCTTTTAAGCGCGCGATCGGAAGACTTATGAAAGAGCAGAAAATTAGAATAACCGCTGATGGAATTGAAGCTCTGGAAAACTAA
- a CDS encoding flagellar protein has protein sequence MDVRNCKSCGKIYNYIGGPPLCPSCLKALDDKFDQVKQYIYDNPRAGVQEVAEANEVTTMQIHKWIREERLAFTEDSMVALECEMCGASIRTGRFCKNCKDKLSSHFGSLYEDISEEKKKEFKEKEKKMHFLQRGGK, from the coding sequence ATGGATGTTAGAAATTGTAAAAGCTGCGGTAAGATATATAATTATATAGGAGGTCCGCCTTTATGTCCCTCCTGTCTTAAGGCTCTTGATGACAAATTCGATCAGGTAAAACAATACATTTATGATAACCCAAGAGCAGGAGTTCAAGAAGTAGCGGAAGCGAATGAAGTAACTACGATGCAGATTCATAAATGGATCAGAGAGGAAAGACTTGCTTTTACGGAGGATTCCATGGTAGCGTTGGAATGCGAGATGTGCGGTGCTTCCATTCGAACAGGACGTTTTTGTAAAAACTGCAAAGATAAGCTGTCCAGCCATTTCGGCAGTCTCTATGAGGACATTTCGGAAGAGAAGAAGAAAGAATTTAAGGAGAAAGAGAAGAAAATGCATTTCCTTCAAAGAGGAGGAAAATAA
- a CDS encoding ComF family protein translates to MFNSLLDILYPRRCPVCSEIVDVRGELSCKECRKKLILIEEPKCKCCGKPMEQVNKEYCYDCEKKSRDFTRGIALWLYNKEMKKSMAEFKNYGRREYAAFYIEELLKTYREEMEEISPDALIPVPIHKSKLLERGYNQAEVLARILGDKLEIPVLSDLLIRKKDTLPQKQLNDKERTLNLAEAFDFSLTERNSFRNKLNKVLLVDDIYTTGSTIEACSRILKKNSIDEVYFVTVCIGKGY, encoded by the coding sequence TACCCTCGCAGATGCCCCGTATGCTCTGAAATCGTAGATGTACGGGGAGAACTATCCTGCAAAGAATGCCGTAAAAAACTTATTCTTATAGAGGAACCGAAATGTAAGTGCTGCGGCAAACCAATGGAACAAGTTAATAAAGAATACTGTTATGACTGTGAAAAGAAGAGCCGTGATTTTACCAGAGGCATAGCTCTATGGTTATATAACAAAGAAATGAAGAAATCCATGGCTGAGTTTAAGAATTATGGAAGAAGAGAGTATGCTGCATTCTATATCGAAGAGCTGTTAAAAACATATAGGGAGGAGATGGAGGAAATCTCACCGGATGCTTTGATCCCGGTCCCTATTCATAAAAGCAAGTTATTGGAAAGAGGGTATAATCAGGCAGAGGTATTAGCCAGGATTTTAGGGGATAAACTGGAGATACCAGTCTTATCTGATCTGCTTATAAGAAAAAAGGATACGCTTCCCCAGAAACAACTCAATGATAAGGAACGTACGCTGAACCTGGCAGAAGCATTTGACTTTTCCCTCACAGAAAGAAACAGTTTTCGTAATAAGCTAAACAAAGTACTTTTAGTAGACGATATCTATACTACAGGCAGTACAATTGAAGCTTGTTCCAGAATACTCAAAAAAAATAGTATAGATGAGGTTTACTTTGTCACCGTATGTATTGGAAAAGGTTACTAA